Proteins encoded together in one Terriglobus saanensis SP1PR4 window:
- a CDS encoding D-glycero-alpha-D-manno-heptose-1,7-bisphosphate 7-phosphatase: MRPALFLDRDGVINEEVGFLHRPEEVRFVPGIFELIRQARSRDYAIIVITNQSGIGRGLYSEEQFQALMRHMRSLLAAEDADVDAVYFSPFHPVHGLNEYKRDTDCRKPGPGMLLQAAREYDLDLSRSALIGDRCSDLAAGAAAGVPLLILLDGTEVSPCEQENLSKYLRAQSLEVAAFQLGFQSAPPTSSTIT, encoded by the coding sequence ATGAGGCCCGCGCTTTTTCTCGATCGGGATGGCGTTATCAACGAAGAAGTCGGCTTTCTTCATCGCCCGGAAGAGGTCCGTTTTGTCCCCGGGATCTTTGAGCTGATTCGTCAGGCTCGCAGCCGCGATTACGCCATCATCGTGATCACCAACCAATCTGGAATCGGGAGAGGGCTTTACTCCGAGGAGCAGTTTCAGGCGCTCATGCGGCACATGCGGTCTCTCCTGGCTGCCGAAGACGCCGACGTGGATGCCGTCTACTTTTCTCCGTTTCATCCAGTGCATGGCTTGAATGAGTACAAACGCGATACCGACTGCCGCAAACCTGGGCCCGGCATGTTGCTTCAAGCGGCGCGGGAGTACGATCTCGATCTCTCCCGGTCTGCCCTGATCGGAGACAGGTGCTCGGATCTGGCTGCGGGAGCAGCCGCCGGTGTTCCCCTGTTGATTCTCCTCGACGGCACGGAAGTTTCACCCTGCGAACAGGAGAATCTATCCAAATATCTAAGGGCACAAAGTCTCGAAGTCGCAGCGTTTCAGCTGGGCTTCCAGTCTGCCCCACCTACTTCGTCAACGATAACTTGA
- a CDS encoding sugar transferase: protein MPLQDQSPESRAVATSQSYLEQLSPQITHAGRTNAYGVGFESPANTFDYIVLKRVFDIGMVLVFSPFLLSIGTIVALLVVLSSPGPIFFSHRRIRRGGAFFSMWKFRTMCQNSAEVLERHLALHPEDREEWLLNHKLKKDPRITGIGNILRRSSLDELPQVWNVLTGRMSLVGPRPIVAAEVEKYGSDFAYYIAVKPGVTGLWQSSGRSTLTYDERVALDRKYVENWSLWLDVKILVRTVRCVVNSNGAF, encoded by the coding sequence ATGCCTTTGCAAGACCAATCACCGGAGTCCAGAGCAGTTGCGACTTCCCAGTCGTATCTCGAACAGCTCTCCCCACAGATCACGCATGCGGGTAGAACCAATGCCTATGGCGTAGGCTTCGAGTCGCCAGCGAACACCTTTGACTACATCGTTCTCAAACGGGTCTTCGATATCGGGATGGTTCTTGTCTTTTCACCCTTCCTGCTTTCGATAGGCACCATCGTTGCGCTTCTTGTAGTACTCAGCTCTCCGGGACCGATCTTCTTCTCGCACCGCCGGATCCGCCGTGGAGGAGCCTTCTTCTCCATGTGGAAGTTCCGCACCATGTGCCAGAACTCCGCCGAGGTCCTGGAACGTCATCTCGCCCTGCACCCCGAAGACCGCGAAGAGTGGCTTTTGAACCACAAGCTGAAGAAAGATCCGCGGATTACAGGCATCGGCAATATCCTGCGTCGCTCTTCTCTGGATGAACTGCCGCAGGTCTGGAATGTTCTTACGGGTCGCATGAGCCTTGTAGGCCCACGGCCTATCGTCGCCGCCGAGGTTGAGAAGTACGGCAGCGATTTTGCCTATTACATCGCTGTCAAGCCAGGTGTAACCGGCCTGTGGCAGTCCTCCGGACGCTCCACTCTCACCTACGATGAGCGCGTCGCCCTAGATCGCAAGTATGTCGAGAACTGGTCTCTCTGGCTCGACGTTAAGATCCTGGTTCGCACCGTGCGTTGTGTGGTCAACAGCAACGGTGCTTTTTGA
- a CDS encoding glycosyltransferase, translating to MRVAILHHWFVTRGGGERVAECIASLFPGADLITLVSADSGLPESLKDRKLTTSYLQNIPGAVSHHRQFLPLYPSAVEHLDVREYDLIVSSDSGPIKGVLKREDATHLCYCHSPMRYLWDAYDQYRNQMYGPARLAFTLTAKYVRDWDALAARRVTAFAANSNYVADRISRYYGRESTVIHPPIDLQRVRILEPQDHYLAAGRLVFYKRTDLLIAACNRLNRPLRIAGTGPEEARLRKLAGPNVTFLGELSDEDLWNEYARARALLFAADEDFGMVPLEAQACGRPVIAYGAGGSLETVDAYGDQPTGVYFPSQSEDALIAAIEHFESIESSFCSTAIQKHAENFATPIFLQQMRDFVLSHAPQAMEAMAPLEECVALERSTLLRTVS from the coding sequence ATGCGCGTAGCCATCCTCCATCACTGGTTTGTCACCCGTGGCGGGGGGGAACGCGTCGCGGAGTGCATCGCCTCTTTATTTCCCGGAGCGGATCTGATCACGCTCGTCTCCGCCGACTCAGGACTTCCTGAGTCGCTGAAAGATCGCAAGCTGACCACTTCTTATCTGCAAAATATCCCTGGCGCGGTGAGCCATCATCGCCAGTTTCTTCCGCTTTACCCCTCGGCAGTCGAACACCTGGACGTCCGCGAATACGACCTCATCGTGTCCTCGGACTCTGGCCCTATTAAGGGTGTGCTCAAACGGGAAGATGCAACCCACCTCTGCTACTGTCACTCTCCCATGCGTTATCTCTGGGACGCTTACGATCAGTACCGCAATCAGATGTACGGCCCCGCCCGTCTCGCCTTTACCCTGACCGCGAAATATGTGCGCGACTGGGACGCGCTTGCCGCACGCCGCGTGACCGCCTTCGCCGCCAACTCCAACTATGTGGCGGACCGGATCTCGCGTTATTACGGTCGCGAGAGCACAGTGATTCACCCTCCCATTGATCTGCAGAGGGTCCGTATCCTGGAGCCGCAGGATCACTATCTGGCTGCGGGCCGTCTGGTCTTTTACAAACGCACCGATCTGCTCATCGCCGCCTGCAATCGCCTGAACCGGCCTCTTCGCATCGCAGGCACCGGCCCGGAAGAGGCCCGTTTGCGCAAACTTGCAGGACCAAATGTAACCTTCCTTGGCGAGCTTTCGGATGAAGATCTTTGGAATGAGTACGCCCGCGCCCGCGCCCTGCTCTTCGCCGCCGATGAGGACTTTGGCATGGTCCCTCTGGAGGCACAGGCCTGCGGACGTCCCGTGATTGCATATGGCGCTGGCGGATCTTTAGAGACAGTCGACGCTTACGGCGACCAGCCGACGGGCGTCTACTTCCCATCGCAATCCGAAGACGCCCTCATCGCGGCCATCGAACACTTCGAGTCCATCGAATCGAGCTTCTGTTCCACCGCGATACAGAAACATGCTGAGAACTTTGCAACGCCCATCTTTTTGCAACAGATGCGCGACTTCGTTCTCTCCCATGCCCCGCAGGCGATGGAAGCCATGGCGCCTCTGGAAGAGTGCGTTGCCTTAGAGCGCTCTACCCTGCTCAGAACCGTCTCCTAG
- a CDS encoding DciA family protein — protein sequence MRDLLRSVLGDSLSALPPVERLAAAWPVAAGSSIAVHSLVARLEGTVVTVHVADRAWLQQLRSMTPQLRGELSRIARVPLTDILFEYSHD from the coding sequence ATGCGCGATCTTCTCCGGTCCGTTCTCGGAGATTCGCTCTCCGCGCTTCCCCCTGTGGAACGGCTTGCCGCTGCCTGGCCCGTTGCAGCCGGAAGTTCCATCGCGGTGCATTCCCTCGTCGCGCGCCTGGAAGGCACAGTGGTCACGGTGCATGTTGCGGATAGAGCCTGGCTCCAACAGCTTCGAAGCATGACGCCCCAGCTCCGAGGGGAACTCTCCCGCATCGCGCGTGTGCCGCTCACCGATATACTTTTTGAATACAGCCATGACTGA
- the gatC gene encoding Asp-tRNA(Asn)/Glu-tRNA(Gln) amidotransferase subunit GatC, whose product MTEITNPERVTLEEVRHVASLANLQLTPEEEPHMQRDLNAVLGYIAELSELDTTGVPPLAQITELLHEADSTWLRADEQRPSVDRATVMQEAPNTDGRFFKVPKVIER is encoded by the coding sequence ATGACTGAAATCACGAACCCCGAACGCGTCACCCTCGAAGAAGTCCGCCACGTCGCCTCGCTTGCCAACCTTCAACTCACGCCTGAGGAAGAGCCGCACATGCAGCGCGATCTGAACGCCGTGCTTGGCTATATCGCCGAGCTCAGCGAACTGGACACCACCGGCGTCCCGCCGCTGGCGCAGATTACCGAACTGTTGCATGAGGCCGACTCCACATGGCTTCGCGCCGACGAGCAACGTCCCTCCGTCGACCGCGCCACCGTAATGCAGGAAGCACCGAATACCGACGGCCGCTTCTTCAAAGTCCCAAAAGTCATCGAGCGCTAA